In the genome of Paramisgurnus dabryanus chromosome 16, PD_genome_1.1, whole genome shotgun sequence, the window CACAAACCTACAAAGAGCCTTCTCATTACACTCATTTACAACTGTACCGCTAGTCTGATAGAAAaacaattgtgtgtgtgtggaggggAAGTGATTAGCGGATGATGAAGTGACATGAAACTGACTACTGAACGCAATGAAaatgatatttggctggagaaAAATGCTTCATTTTGTTGCAGCTCATAAACAACAGCGATTCATTTTGATGAGCATCAAACCAAATGTTTTTCATCGTTATGCATAACCATAATGTGGTGATATGGTTCATGTTGTGTATTAGCTATTTATACACTCCAAAATTTGATCTTttattaaattatgttaatcTATGAATCATTGCAAACCCTTTGCAGTAAAGTTGAGAgctctgttttaataaatggaAATATGTTGTCATCCTAAAATGTGGGTCATATGATGCATTCAAGTCCTCCTGGGTTGTTCGTGTTTATGAGCCGGCAAGTTGTGTTTATGGCATCAGGAATATTTAGCTTACTTAGTGTGCCATCTTTTAATGTCATTAATTACATGAAAATAGACCAAGGTTTGATAaaagtgcattgtgtaactttcaaaagaatcttttgacagaaatgcaatatgatATCGGGGAGTGCAGGGctcaacctaacgctttttggttttggctcaatcttttaaaaaatatttgagtttgattcattatatttttacacaagcaacacaaacaTCTCTGcaacaaatgaacatttgaagtgtgTTTCTATTatttaccattcttggacaattacaccaaacgtgacagaagtgcaaacgttacaacttacaccataggtggggttcattgtaacaggcagggggttagttgtaacacttgctaaaaattaagtttgcaggcaaatatttcaatactattttgtctatatacttgaagtggatgttgtttatatatctgcctataatagacaggtatccacactgtattcattcatccagcccttttctaacaatacttcaattataaatggatacaaatgtctaaatatgtgagcacaattatgacagaattttttttttaaatgtgacccagtctgtaataaccatactacagtttcaaaatcaaattctgagataatgagcatcaaagtttgatttaagccattcattttattatgatttcaatctttgacgtgaccttatttaatcaatattaaagatatgaacaaaaataaatttgagaCACGTTTTTTGATAAGActggcacatttattttgttggcagccagcaatcattcttgcgtagcctatttaaaacaatggtgAGAATTACGCTGATGtcagcggttttcatatcgtaagtgctgaggggttagtttcaattaaccccgctgggtgaaAATAtattcaagcccaccaaaaaggtgctaagagctgcagacatattttaaaatgatgctatgttttagtcaataAGACACagattaatatgacataacattggatttggtatcttacacacccaagaaacaaaacaaaaaacatatgatgaaaaaatttacttgcatgccaccaaaacatttgttcatCAGTAACTCTCTGgataaacattatacatttccaatttgCGGGacatcgtcttttggcagcgtgaaaaataTACCGGAAAACCAAAACgatcaaccttgtgcaacaatgtaaacagtttgtgttacaactaaccccgcattagtttttgccccgcgcacccattcataactatattatcagtggtgtatgaAAACCTAACAAAATGAACTGAGCCGTTgattgcaattcacagtctcaattatatatatatatatatatatatatatatatatatatatatatatatatatatatatatatatatatatatatatatatatatatatatatatatatatatatatatatatattatataattgtTTTAAGTCTTATACATACATTTAATTTGTATGTAGTTGCTAACTATTTCAGTATTAATAACAAACCTAGTCATGTCAGATATTTATTTTACCCATTTAAATAAGATCTGaatgtttattctgttgaactGGGATTTATCCATTTTGTCCAATAATCCATCTGTTGTAATGAATTCAATTAATTTAGGTTAATGGCTCAGCAGGTGCAGTGTGAAACTGGCGCGCGTACGATTGAAGATTTGGAGCAATTGGTTACTTCCCTTTGTGCTGCTCATATTAATACTAATGAAATAATTTGCACTGTGAGCATTCACCACAATAAAGCATTGTCATTGAAAGCAAATTATAACTAATGAGAATTGTATCTTGCTTTGCCAACAAATAATTTCAGTTTGAATGTCAGATCATTGTAATATTCATAGCACTGTTTTGCTGTGAGAAGTGAAAACAGATCTTACTGCAGATATGTTTATTCACCGTCCTCTCTCTGTGCTCTCTCTTAGGTTTTAAATGAAGCAGTGGGAGCTCTTATGTACCACACCATCACCTTGATGAGAGAAGATCTGGAAAAGTTCAAAGCACTTCGTATAATTGTCCGCATAGGCAGCGGTTTTGATAACATCGACATAAAGTCAGCTGGAGACTTGGGTAATATTTATGGTTTTGTTTCGCCTATTCATAGTAATAGGTGTGATTGATCTTTTCatattaaatatctttggtGCTAGTCACATTTTATAACGTTTATTTGcttctggttttattttttcaaaggAATTGTAAGAGAAATATCTGAGCTCAATACTTGCATAATGATTGAGACCCCTCAAACTGTTTTCAAATTTTGTGTTTGAGAAATCTGACTGTAGTCCATCCACATCTGCAGGGATAGCAGTGTGTAACATGCCAGCAGCTTCAGTAGAAGAGACCGCAGACTCCACCATGTGTCACATCCTCAACCTGTACCGACGCACCACCTGGCTGCACCAGGCTCTCCGTGAGGGCACGCGGGTCCAGAGCGTGGAGCAGATTCGGGAGGTCGCATCAGGGGCGGCCCGCATCCGAGGGGAAACGCTAGGGATCATTGGTTTAGGTGTGTATAAAAGTGACAGCTACACGATGACTAGAGAGCGAGAGTATCACAGGTGGTTTGGTGCTTGGTCCCTTCATTCATGAAGTGCCGTGTCTGCTCTCAGGCCGTGTTGGACAGGCGGTGGCCCTGAGGGCCAAAGCGTTCGGCTTTAACGTGATTTTCTACGATCCGTACCTGTCTGACGGGATGGAGCGAGCCTTGGGGCTACAGAGAGTTAACACTTTACAGGACCTGCTCTTCCACAGCGACTGCGTCACCCTCCACTGCAGTCTAAACGAACACAACCACCATCTCATCAATGACTTTACCATCAAACAGGTGTTGCCTTTTTATTCATATCCAGATGCTTTTGACATATGTTGTATATTGGTGTATGTActaatctgtttgtgtgtgtagatGCGTCAAGGGGCGTTCCTGGTAAACACTGCTCGTGGAGGACTGGTGGATGAGAAAGCTCTCGCCCAGGCTCTGAAAGAGGGAAGAATACGGGGCGCGGCCCTGGACGTCCATGAGGCAGAGCCCTTCAGGTAAATAAAGTCAAATCTTGGACAGGAGGAACATAAAGAGACAGATATTTGTAGTGAGAAAGTTTATGTAGTGACAAAGGTGACAGCCAATGGGAGTAACGCCAGATCATATGGTATGTATAGGCATTTGTGATCAGATTATAACTGCATCCGTGTGTCAGTTTCAGCCAGGGTCCTCTTAAAGACGCCCCCAACCTGATCTGCACTCCACACGCCGCCTGGTACAGTGAACAGGCATCCATAGAGATGAGGGAGGAGGCGGCACGGGAGATTCGCCGAGCTATTACAGGTACACAGACCCATGACTCTACCAATAGCTCCTTTAACCGGGGTTTCTGCTGGGTCACAACTCTCTTCCCaacattgacgagttatctcgttaGTTTatagaaaacgcttccctgcccaatgacgagtttttacggcagtCCATATTTCTGCTCTTATACaccttataaaacactaaagcattcACTcagttaaaaacagtaaaaattatgtgcatgttttgaccatcgctctgaatctgatctctaacaaaagtcctttaaaaaaatgcaattattttagctttttgctgaaaatttgttatttttgaagaaacctccCCATATATGAGATGTAATAGAGCAGtagttcttaacgttattcctcgaggcccactgccctgcacattttgtatgtctcccttatttaacccacctgattcaaatcatcagctcattagaagagatctcaatgaactgaactgagtctgccagataaaagagacatacaaaacatgcagggcagtgggcctccaggaataacgttaagaaccactgtaATAGAGAACAGCTGAAGATAGGCtgaaattgaattttttttcaaacatagggtctgttctttcatttgatatattgtttgattATACAtgtaaagcaacaccaaagagttttttttaccttaaaataacgtttccaaaaaagtttctgtggttcatccactcaaaacagggtgaatggcactttcacattcgctttgcagccctctatcagccaaaaccgcactaaagaagtttccaaccgtcgggtagtggtcctgtagttcgagtgaaaactacaaaaacttgctttacagcagacctacaatccaatctatgctgcagtatttacgacagtggaaatgaacaattacgcttctaacctgtagggggagcaaagagcaataactctttagtgttgctttaaagaagaaacatttctggaaggcattaaccCTCATAAGCCCCAATTTTCCTGTATACGCTAGAGTTCAGTGgaggtaaaaatgaccccagaaattaaaagcgtgattacaaaaaatgggtacatttttaatgatacaaataatatatcataattttttttgtttactttaccATCTATCTATTAATGCTTTGTTTTGGGAGATATGAAGTACTTTCGTACCTGTTTATTACTCAACTCAACTACACCATTAACTAGCctgtaaaatatcaaatttttatgatttttttttattttttttatttgacctTTATTTAATCAGGAAAATCTCTCTGAGATTCAAAATCTCTTTCACAGGAGAGTCCTGACCTAGCAAGGACAGCAGTTACagccacaaaaaaaaatgtgtacaaacaaatttaaaaacaattacAAATCAGAGAGTCTTCTTCAATTGACCTAATAGTAGATTTAAAATAATCCATAGTCACTAAAGTTTGTAGTTTCAGTTGTGTTTGAAGTTGATTCCATTCAAATGGTGCTGCATACATAAATGCCCTTTTCCCCATTTCAGTTCTTACAGATAGAATAGAAAGAGTAAAACAATTTTCAGACTGAAGGGAATATCTCACAGCACTTTTTCTTTGAGTAAGACAACCTAAATACAAAGGCAACAACCCCAGAATAGATTtataaataattaagtaaaaatgAATTTTCCTTCTGATAGACAAAGATGTAAAAAGTTCACATAAATTATtatctaaatttgatttaaattgtttttagatattgttCTAGATGTTACGTGTTAAATTTGGTCATCTGGTGTTcagaaaaaaatacagtttaggaaataaataATTTCGACCAGCAGAtgcccatagagacccattcattttacTGGATGTGGTCAACTGCTCACATCACTACTTTAGTGctacattttgtgaatttatgtatatataaacattagaaaagacattaaaaaatttattttgacaaataaaaagaacaaatgtttttgtatttcccattcattttcaattggggtcatttttacccccaaagggcctcttttggtaattttttacacatctttagAACGATCGAATCAAGCCCAggtttttttatatgaatattgaCATATAGTCTAGaaagtcacaaaatcttattccactgagatgaagggaaccatgttttttaactaTAGAAAAGTGGCTTGGGGGTAAGATTGACCCCCAAGGGTTAAATCATCATTAGAAAAGAGTTAAAAGAgccttacattttaaaatcaaaatttaAGGCTTAAAAAAGtctgaattaaattaaattaaatttaaggtCTAACTTTTACTATGTCCATGTAACACTACCTCTTATGTTGATTGAAATGCTCCCGCAGCgcgtaaatgttttttttttataatttctgGCGCTCTTCCCCCCATATGCGCTAGTTGCGATAGTTGAGACACCATTCACGTAACTATGGTTTTAAACTTACTGCCGCCAGCTAATAGATGACAAATAAGAGTTGCCAGTGCGCGCTCCCTCAAGAGCGGGAGAAAAATTGTATTTTGGAAGGTATGTTTCTAAGAAActccttaaaggggacatattatgaaaatctgactttttccatgtttaagtgctataattgtgtccccagtgcttctatcaacctagaaaattttaATAAGATCAaaccaataacttagttttggtaaaccattttctgcaagcatgtgaaaaataggtcattgtaatttggcccttattgtgatgtcagaataaggtaataccgccccctttatctgcactatccaaccacagcacaaccatttagtatggagagaaagagagagataaaatatttcacagcacaa includes:
- the ctbp1 gene encoding C-terminal-binding protein 1 isoform X1, with amino-acid sequence MGSSHLLNKGLPLGIRPPIMNGPMHPRPLVALLDGRDCTVEMPILKDVATVAFCDAQSTHEIHEKVLNEAVGALMYHTITLMREDLEKFKALRIIVRIGSGFDNIDIKSAGDLGIAVCNMPAASVEETADSTMCHILNLYRRTTWLHQALREGTRVQSVEQIREVASGAARIRGETLGIIGLGRVGQAVALRAKAFGFNVIFYDPYLSDGMERALGLQRVNTLQDLLFHSDCVTLHCSLNEHNHHLINDFTIKQMRQGAFLVNTARGGLVDEKALAQALKEGRIRGAALDVHEAEPFSFSQGPLKDAPNLICTPHAAWYSEQASIEMREEAAREIRRAITGRIPDSLKNCVNKEFLTQTTHWAGMDPGVVHSELNGSYRYPPGVVSLASGGLPPSVEGIMPSTVPMTHSLPGVAHPPHAPSPGQSGKAEPDREQHHNEQL
- the ctbp1 gene encoding C-terminal-binding protein 1 isoform X2, with the translated sequence MQGIRPPIMNGPMHPRPLVALLDGRDCTVEMPILKDVATVAFCDAQSTHEIHEKVLNEAVGALMYHTITLMREDLEKFKALRIIVRIGSGFDNIDIKSAGDLGIAVCNMPAASVEETADSTMCHILNLYRRTTWLHQALREGTRVQSVEQIREVASGAARIRGETLGIIGLGRVGQAVALRAKAFGFNVIFYDPYLSDGMERALGLQRVNTLQDLLFHSDCVTLHCSLNEHNHHLINDFTIKQMRQGAFLVNTARGGLVDEKALAQALKEGRIRGAALDVHEAEPFSFSQGPLKDAPNLICTPHAAWYSEQASIEMREEAAREIRRAITGRIPDSLKNCVNKEFLTQTTHWAGMDPGVVHSELNGSYRYPPGVVSLASGGLPPSVEGIMPSTVPMTHSLPGVAHPPHAPSPGQSGKAEPDREQHHNEQL